The Halorientalis sp. IM1011 genome window below encodes:
- a CDS encoding helix-turn-helix transcriptional regulator — protein sequence MKNSLQEYREQYGLSQRELAEHVGVTRQTINAVEGNRYDPSVELVFKLAAFFECPVEDIFHPDVDVETTASDHE from the coding sequence ATGAAGAACTCACTGCAGGAGTACCGCGAGCAGTACGGATTGAGCCAGCGCGAACTGGCCGAACACGTCGGCGTCACGCGCCAGACCATAAATGCCGTCGAGGGCAACCGATACGACCCCTCCGTCGAACTCGTGTTCAAACTCGCCGCCTTCTTCGAGTGTCCGGTCGAGGACATCTTCCACCCCGACGTCGACGTCGAGACGACTGCAAGCGATCACGAGTGA
- a CDS encoding DUF2178 domain-containing protein: MTALLDRAGRIRSAVAGLAAVSGLGLAAFTILNRPFVAVGVYAVAMAGAIGLQATADVPVFDERDANISREAANWTLTIFGWASAGVFPALTVAWGLDLFEWRPWSTAIALFVAVLYLTYGALAFALGRKRSA, translated from the coding sequence ATGACGGCACTGCTCGACCGCGCGGGACGGATTCGCTCGGCGGTCGCTGGACTGGCAGCCGTCTCGGGGCTCGGTCTCGCGGCGTTCACGATCTTGAACCGACCATTCGTCGCCGTGGGTGTCTACGCCGTCGCGATGGCCGGCGCGATCGGCCTGCAGGCCACCGCCGATGTCCCTGTCTTCGACGAACGGGACGCGAATATCTCCCGCGAGGCCGCGAACTGGACGCTCACCATCTTCGGCTGGGCCTCCGCGGGCGTCTTCCCCGCACTGACGGTCGCGTGGGGGCTCGATCTGTTCGAGTGGCGGCCCTGGAGCACCGCCATCGCGCTGTTCGTCGCGGTACTGTACCTGACCTACGGCGCGCTCGCGTTCGCGCTGGGACGGAAACGGTCAGCATGA